Proteins from one Leptospira johnsonii genomic window:
- a CDS encoding chemotaxis protein CheW, producing MKTLDKNNHAEQNQEERELESLQEFLTFEVDKEIFGIDILYIHEILKPVPITRIPNVEGFILGVINLRGEIIPIMDLKELFGLGFCDILPSTRIIVVVAGEKRAGLLVDSVKQVVKIRKDKVSQADEDLSVNYSELIESVSQFEESLILNLNLSKVMDYAGEEA from the coding sequence GTGAAAACCTTAGATAAAAACAACCACGCGGAACAAAACCAAGAAGAGAGAGAATTAGAGTCCCTCCAAGAATTTCTTACATTCGAAGTGGATAAGGAAATTTTCGGGATCGATATTCTTTACATCCACGAGATCCTAAAACCGGTACCGATCACAAGAATTCCCAACGTGGAAGGTTTTATACTGGGAGTGATCAACTTAAGAGGTGAGATCATTCCGATCATGGATCTGAAGGAACTTTTCGGATTAGGTTTTTGTGATATTCTTCCTTCCACTCGGATCATTGTAGTGGTCGCAGGAGAAAAAAGGGCAGGGCTCCTAGTTGACTCCGTTAAACAAGTGGTTAAGATCCGTAAAGACAAGGTCAGCCAAGCTGACGAAGACCTGAGTGTGAATTATAGCGAACTTATAGAATCTGTCAGCCAGTTCGAAGAATCTCTGATCCTGAACTTGAATCTTTCTAAGGTCATGGATTATGCAGGGGAGGAAGCGTAA
- the rpmI gene encoding 50S ribosomal protein L35 produces MPKLKTNRAAAKRFKFSKNNKIKRKSMNTRHILTKKGPKRRRRLRGMTLVVDADWKAIVRLMPYGVR; encoded by the coding sequence ATGCCTAAGCTTAAAACAAATAGAGCCGCAGCAAAACGGTTCAAGTTTTCCAAAAATAACAAAATAAAACGGAAGAGTATGAACACCCGTCACATTCTTACCAAAAAAGGCCCTAAAAGACGTCGTCGTCTGAGAGGAATGACTTTGGTAGTGGATGCGGATTGGAAAGCAATCGTTAGACTCATGCCTTACGGAGTTCGATAA
- a CDS encoding chemotaxis protein CheW, which translates to MAGVLGEYTELFLEESEDQIEELNANLLKLEKDQSDPQTINDIFRAAHSLKSSAAFVGLYNLSDLAHKMENLLQSIRDGKLAVNLSLVNLLFQCFDLIKNVIVNVSAGKKVDTPYTEMIQRLEAYEKNPDVAAAPKTSGRSISQSATPVAKQEELPGNGIDLDSDDQKELEEILRNGSGKPWLLKVGLKKDSPMKGLRYTLIVQNLKNLGHVFRTKPSGEELENGTEAPYLSILIVSSESQEELTKAANVDMVENLMIQEFKLSGFSESGIASSYQLDEEERSSEAKITLKSIKVSSDKLDQLMNNVGELVITNSGFQKIYDDLLRTFGDDQLFNELKGRIDLINRISKELQSGIMNIRMVPISTVFRRFSRLVRDLSLETGKTVDLVLNGESTELDKKVIDALGEPLLHLIRNSVDHGIESPEDRKRLGKPETGIVELNAYQGGSNIMVEIRDDGRGLDLDKIRKKAIEKGLVSETDALALEESDIYQFIFAPGFSTADKITDISGRGVGMNVVNSLIQEFKGKILIQSQKGSGTSFVLSFPQALAIIPSILIVMEEEVYAFPLSEVNETIKVNNEQITTLEGNEIINLRGEVLPIYRLNRILGLQDKTDREEFPVVIVQYKGRKLGFMVDELVGKHETVIKSLEKNFKNIKGLTGASIMGDGTIIMVLDIPGLVEFAAELEENARYVNYHLETMKRISTIRTIETEEEKYIQKTSNPTNVYNHKLHEITTRERERRKKNERKKSDDSKKVIVAKEELEREISSTPIKSTMEIRPSEDKLITSSDSTSELSSNTAVLERPAAKKEGMEEAYRSHINELISDSPVSDEERKRADHIIEGFLEQKKQRMMSVSHTKDFTGNLTKEQIKKIESVVNTGMMNAGMVLSQILNRNVDLFIPEIIMNDKEGLASEIRFSDDKFYGMKVRMNGDLNGNMLMMFSRENAKNLAIELLDTTASGDALDDDTKSVLSEIANIVCASVLNSISNKAKVSVMPDVPELVEGTFLEVLDAVKPERTKFLSMLTEFNHEGNNLLGVLLFLPDFDELMSLLPKF; encoded by the coding sequence ATGGCAGGAGTACTCGGCGAATACACAGAACTCTTTTTGGAAGAATCCGAAGACCAGATAGAAGAGCTAAATGCGAATCTTCTAAAGCTGGAAAAGGACCAATCCGATCCTCAAACCATCAATGATATTTTTCGCGCGGCTCACTCTTTAAAAAGTTCCGCTGCTTTCGTTGGATTATATAATCTTTCCGACCTGGCCCATAAAATGGAGAACCTTCTCCAAAGTATCCGGGATGGAAAACTTGCGGTCAATCTATCTCTCGTAAATCTTTTATTCCAATGTTTTGATCTTATCAAGAACGTGATCGTGAATGTTTCTGCCGGTAAAAAAGTGGATACTCCGTATACGGAAATGATCCAAAGACTAGAAGCTTACGAAAAAAATCCGGATGTTGCGGCCGCTCCAAAAACTTCCGGAAGATCTATCTCTCAATCTGCTACTCCTGTCGCTAAACAGGAAGAACTCCCAGGTAACGGAATCGACTTGGACTCGGACGATCAGAAAGAACTGGAAGAAATCCTTAGAAACGGTTCCGGAAAACCTTGGCTCTTAAAAGTGGGACTCAAAAAAGATTCTCCAATGAAGGGCTTACGTTATACTCTTATTGTCCAAAACCTGAAAAACTTGGGCCATGTATTCCGCACCAAGCCCAGCGGGGAAGAATTGGAGAATGGAACAGAGGCTCCGTATCTTTCTATCCTGATCGTAAGTTCCGAATCCCAAGAAGAACTTACTAAAGCTGCTAATGTAGACATGGTAGAAAACCTGATGATCCAAGAGTTTAAGCTCAGCGGTTTTTCGGAATCCGGAATTGCTTCTTCCTACCAACTGGATGAAGAAGAGAGAAGTAGCGAAGCAAAAATCACTTTAAAAAGTATTAAGGTATCTTCCGACAAGTTGGACCAGCTCATGAATAACGTGGGCGAGCTTGTGATCACAAACTCTGGCTTCCAGAAAATTTACGACGATCTTCTCCGCACATTCGGGGATGATCAGTTGTTCAACGAACTCAAAGGCCGCATCGATCTTATCAATCGTATTTCCAAAGAACTCCAATCCGGTATTATGAATATCCGGATGGTACCTATTTCCACAGTCTTCCGTCGTTTCTCCCGTTTGGTCAGAGACCTTTCTTTAGAAACTGGAAAAACAGTGGATCTGGTCTTGAACGGAGAGTCCACCGAGCTGGACAAAAAAGTGATCGATGCATTAGGAGAGCCACTTCTCCACTTGATCAGAAACTCGGTGGATCATGGTATCGAATCTCCCGAAGACAGAAAACGGTTAGGCAAACCTGAAACGGGAATCGTAGAGCTGAACGCTTACCAAGGCGGTAGCAATATTATGGTAGAGATCCGTGACGATGGTCGCGGATTGGATCTAGATAAGATCCGCAAAAAAGCAATAGAGAAGGGACTCGTTTCCGAAACGGATGCTCTTGCTTTGGAAGAAAGTGATATCTACCAATTCATTTTTGCGCCTGGTTTCTCCACTGCTGACAAGATCACCGATATTTCAGGTCGCGGCGTGGGAATGAATGTGGTCAATAGCCTCATCCAAGAATTCAAAGGTAAAATTCTCATCCAATCTCAGAAAGGATCCGGAACTTCTTTCGTTCTGTCCTTTCCTCAAGCACTTGCGATCATTCCTTCTATTCTAATCGTAATGGAAGAAGAAGTATACGCGTTCCCACTTTCTGAAGTGAACGAGACCATTAAGGTAAACAACGAACAGATCACTACTTTAGAAGGAAACGAGATCATCAATCTAAGAGGAGAGGTTCTTCCTATCTACAGATTGAATCGTATCTTGGGTCTTCAGGACAAAACTGATAGGGAAGAATTCCCAGTTGTAATCGTTCAATACAAAGGCCGCAAGTTAGGCTTCATGGTGGACGAACTCGTTGGAAAACACGAAACAGTCATCAAGTCCTTGGAGAAAAACTTCAAAAATATCAAGGGACTTACAGGAGCTTCCATCATGGGAGACGGAACCATTATCATGGTTTTAGATATTCCTGGGCTTGTGGAATTTGCCGCAGAGTTAGAAGAGAATGCAAGATATGTAAACTATCATCTGGAAACGATGAAACGTATCAGCACGATCCGAACCATCGAAACGGAAGAAGAGAAATATATCCAAAAAACTTCTAATCCAACCAACGTTTATAATCATAAACTTCACGAGATCACTACTCGAGAAAGAGAACGTCGTAAGAAGAACGAACGTAAAAAATCGGACGACTCCAAAAAAGTGATCGTAGCAAAAGAAGAACTAGAAAGAGAAATTTCTTCCACTCCGATCAAGTCCACTATGGAGATCCGACCTTCCGAGGACAAATTGATCACTTCTTCGGATAGTACTTCCGAACTTTCTTCCAACACCGCGGTTCTGGAAAGACCTGCCGCTAAAAAAGAAGGAATGGAAGAAGCTTACAGATCTCATATCAATGAATTGATCTCTGATTCTCCCGTCTCGGACGAAGAGAGAAAAAGAGCAGATCATATTATAGAAGGTTTCTTAGAGCAGAAAAAACAGAGAATGATGTCTGTTTCTCACACTAAGGACTTCACCGGAAACCTGACCAAGGAACAGATCAAGAAGATAGAATCGGTTGTAAACACAGGTATGATGAATGCCGGTATGGTCCTTTCTCAGATCCTGAACAGGAACGTGGACCTGTTTATTCCTGAAATTATCATGAATGATAAGGAAGGTCTGGCTTCTGAGATCCGTTTTTCCGACGATAAATTCTACGGAATGAAGGTCAGAATGAACGGAGATCTGAACGGGAATATGCTTATGATGTTCTCCAGAGAGAACGCCAAGAATCTGGCTATAGAACTTTTGGATACTACCGCAAGCGGAGACGCTTTGGACGATGATACTAAGAGCGTTCTATCCGAGATTGCAAACATAGTTTGCGCTTCCGTTTTGAACTCTATTTCCAATAAGGCGAAAGTGAGTGTGATGCCTGATGTTCCTGAACTTGTGGAAGGAACCTTCCTAGAAGTTCTAGATGCAGTTAAACCAGAAAGAACTAAGTTCTTAAGTATGCTCACTGAATTTAATCATGAGGGAAACAACCTGTTAGGAGTACTTTTATTCCTTCCGGACTTCGATGAACTCATGAGTTTGCTTCCGAAATTTTAA
- the infC gene encoding translation initiation factor IF-3, with protein sequence MQKRPQPKNTDKIFNHRINEKITGVSQVRLVTDDGVVIVSFDEALRRAKEENLDLVEVSGDQEIHVCKIIDYGKYKFELLKKSKEAKKKQHVINVKEVKIRPRIEQHDYEIKKRHAVEFLQKGDKVKVSLRFRGREMMHSELGMNVVNRMVEDLKSVGTPEREPVLDGRQIVVVISPLSAK encoded by the coding sequence ATGCAGAAGAGGCCTCAACCGAAAAACACCGATAAGATATTTAATCATAGAATTAATGAAAAAATTACCGGGGTATCCCAGGTAAGATTGGTGACGGACGACGGTGTAGTGATCGTTTCTTTTGACGAGGCTCTGCGGCGTGCAAAGGAAGAAAACTTGGACCTGGTAGAAGTATCTGGAGACCAAGAAATCCATGTATGCAAGATCATCGACTACGGTAAGTACAAGTTCGAATTACTTAAAAAAAGTAAGGAAGCGAAGAAAAAACAACACGTAATCAACGTGAAAGAAGTGAAGATCCGTCCGCGGATCGAGCAACATGATTACGAGATTAAGAAACGCCATGCGGTGGAGTTCCTTCAAAAAGGGGACAAAGTAAAGGTCAGTCTTCGCTTTCGCGGCCGTGAGATGATGCATTCCGAACTCGGAATGAACGTTGTCAACAGAATGGTAGAAGATCTGAAATCCGTAGGTACTCCGGAAAGAGAACCTGTGTTAGACGGACGTCAGATCGTTGTAGTTATTTCGCCTCTTTCCGCGAAGTAA
- a CDS encoding cell division protein ZapA encodes MSERVKARILGDDYTIVGDTDPEYIHRLAELVDRKVRELQLGMPNAPKLKLAVLAALNFADELEQSKNQTGESGPSSPEAEEKTKKLITLLEEGLIGDL; translated from the coding sequence ATGAGTGAGAGAGTCAAAGCTCGTATACTGGGCGACGACTATACCATAGTAGGCGATACCGATCCGGAATATATCCATAGGCTCGCCGAACTGGTGGACCGAAAAGTCCGAGAGTTACAATTAGGAATGCCTAATGCACCTAAATTGAAACTTGCGGTACTCGCCGCTTTAAACTTCGCAGACGAATTAGAACAATCCAAAAACCAAACCGGCGAATCAGGACCTTCTTCTCCCGAGGCGGAAGAAAAGACCAAAAAATTGATCACTCTTTTAGAAGAAGGTTTGATCGGAGATCTTTGA
- a CDS encoding 5-formyltetrahydrofolate cyclo-ligase, with translation MVSKSEARKKIKSLLLEVPSRKEKEERIRSNLLEFLRHSSSSSNLKIISYVADDFEISPFLPLDSSSQTGNFVLDIFFPKVTNSGLEFKPGSGFSKGAFGILEPTGEGNLKPEDADWILVPALGWNGEGARLGRGKGFYDRSLKDIVSEKMIGLSFEDLYPCDFSAEPHDLKAGTVITEKKNHCFPGKMGEKSVG, from the coding sequence TTGGTTTCTAAATCGGAAGCCAGAAAAAAAATAAAATCTCTTCTCCTGGAAGTTCCTTCCAGGAAAGAAAAAGAAGAAAGGATCCGTTCCAATCTTTTGGAATTTCTGAGACATAGCTCAAGTTCTTCTAACCTAAAGATCATCTCCTATGTTGCTGATGATTTTGAAATTTCTCCTTTTCTACCGTTAGATTCTTCTTCGCAGACGGGGAATTTTGTTTTAGACATATTTTTTCCAAAAGTAACAAATTCAGGACTGGAATTTAAGCCAGGTTCCGGATTTTCCAAAGGTGCTTTCGGTATTTTGGAACCGACGGGAGAAGGGAATCTAAAACCGGAAGATGCGGATTGGATCTTAGTTCCTGCTCTGGGTTGGAATGGGGAAGGGGCGAGGCTCGGAAGAGGAAAAGGTTTTTACGATCGTTCTCTAAAGGATATAGTTTCGGAAAAAATGATTGGCCTTTCTTTCGAGGACCTATACCCTTGCGATTTTTCCGCGGAACCCCATGATCTGAAAGCAGGTACTGTGATTACGGAGAAAAAAAACCATTGCTTTCCCGGTAAAATGGGAGAAAAATCAGTCGGATAA
- the rplT gene encoding 50S ribosomal protein L20, with protein sequence MPRATNGTIHKNRRKKILKTAKGFRGARSKLYRTAKSAVMKAGQWAYRDRRAKKRDFRKLWIIRINAAAREAGLSYSQFIHGLKKANISLDRKALAELAFSDKETFNALVEKIKVAA encoded by the coding sequence ATGCCACGCGCAACAAACGGAACCATACACAAGAATCGTCGTAAAAAAATCCTAAAAACCGCTAAAGGTTTCAGGGGAGCGAGATCCAAACTTTACAGAACCGCAAAATCCGCGGTAATGAAAGCGGGTCAATGGGCGTACAGAGACAGAAGAGCTAAAAAACGTGATTTCCGCAAACTGTGGATTATTCGTATTAATGCTGCAGCTCGCGAAGCTGGACTTTCTTATTCTCAGTTCATCCATGGTCTGAAAAAAGCCAACATTTCCTTGGACAGAAAAGCCCTGGCAGAACTTGCATTTAGCGACAAAGAAACTTTCAACGCTTTAGTTGAAAAAATCAAGGTAGCGGCATAA
- a CDS encoding SRPBCC family protein yields MIKNNVETIVEGNKVIYKRYFDVPTELLFEVWSMPEHLSEWWGPDGFTLTTKSMDFTNGGIWEFIMHGPDGHDYKNKIQFTDIKEPHYIYYKHLGDGEGDQDVHFESKIIFEGAGEGTNLTMEQIFPSKEELERVNEKYGAIEGAKQHIGNLSKYLEKLK; encoded by the coding sequence GTGATAAAAAATAACGTCGAAACAATTGTCGAAGGTAACAAGGTCATTTATAAAAGATACTTTGATGTGCCGACAGAACTTCTCTTCGAAGTATGGTCAATGCCGGAACATCTTTCCGAATGGTGGGGGCCAGACGGATTTACATTAACTACTAAGAGTATGGATTTTACCAACGGCGGAATTTGGGAATTTATTATGCATGGACCAGATGGGCACGATTATAAAAACAAGATCCAATTCACCGATATCAAAGAGCCTCATTACATTTATTATAAGCATCTAGGAGACGGCGAAGGCGACCAGGACGTCCATTTCGAATCAAAAATTATATTCGAAGGTGCGGGAGAAGGTACGAACTTAACAATGGAGCAGATCTTCCCGAGCAAAGAAGAACTTGAAAGAGTAAATGAAAAATACGGCGCGATCGAAGGTGCCAAACAACATATCGGTAATCTTAGCAAATATTTGGAGAAACTCAAATAG
- a CDS encoding SRPBCC family protein, protein MFQSKIILQLVFLTSFVLMLGCATSNSMKGSSVDDTSEKDKFIISHSFDSDIKTVFEMWVRPDRFSKWLGPAGASMTFISVGVKEGGTSQWSMTTSDGVTKYGKLNYKKISPSNLLIYTQNFCDKDGNLSKPPFAPTYPDILLTTVNFTEEGNKKTRVTVKWEVFGEATEMERQTFNGLKPVMTVGWNSSFDKLDSFLKSKK, encoded by the coding sequence ATGTTTCAGTCAAAAATAATTTTGCAGTTAGTATTTTTAACAAGTTTCGTACTCATGCTTGGCTGTGCGACTTCCAATTCTATGAAAGGTTCGTCGGTTGACGATACTTCCGAGAAAGACAAGTTTATCATCAGTCATTCTTTTGATTCAGATATCAAGACAGTATTCGAAATGTGGGTTAGGCCCGATCGATTTTCAAAATGGTTGGGCCCCGCAGGTGCTTCTATGACTTTCATCAGTGTTGGAGTGAAAGAAGGCGGAACTTCTCAATGGTCGATGACAACTTCCGATGGGGTTACAAAATACGGGAAATTGAATTATAAAAAGATAAGTCCTTCTAACCTTTTGATCTATACTCAGAACTTTTGCGACAAGGATGGAAATTTATCTAAACCTCCGTTTGCTCCAACTTATCCAGATATACTTTTGACCACTGTGAATTTTACAGAAGAGGGTAATAAGAAAACGAGAGTAACAGTGAAATGGGAAGTTTTTGGAGAGGCTACTGAAATGGAGCGTCAGACCTTCAACGGACTAAAACCTGTCATGACAGTGGGTTGGAATAGTTCTTTCGATAAACTGGATTCTTTCTTAAAATCTAAAAAGTAA
- the carA gene encoding glutamine-hydrolyzing carbamoyl-phosphate synthase small subunit, with product MKAFLVLENGDVYEGESFGYETHSVGEIVFNTSMAGYQEILTDPSYANQIVTLTYPMIGNYGIHPENMESGKIQAAGMIVKEYVDRPSNFKAQKTLSQFLKDYKIPGIQGIDTRKLTRFIRTNGAPNGGIFVANEYSDSFLAEVKKFPGIADADLAKVVTTDKKYEFGSRAGKKYKLAVYDYGVKTNILRLLDAAGFAVSVYPAQTPASEIMKDGVDAFFLSNGPGDPAACTYAIDSTKAILENNYPLFGICLGHQIIGLTLGKKTEKMKFGHRGGNQPVKNLETGKVEITSQNHGFAVVAESSETEPISFINLNDDTVEGILKSGYPLLSVQYHPESSPGPNDSRYLFQKFYDLVDSTKKK from the coding sequence ATGAAAGCGTTCTTGGTTTTAGAAAACGGGGACGTATACGAAGGTGAATCCTTCGGCTACGAAACCCACTCCGTCGGGGAAATCGTCTTTAACACTTCCATGGCGGGTTACCAGGAAATTCTGACCGACCCTTCCTACGCCAATCAGATCGTAACTCTTACCTACCCGATGATTGGGAACTACGGGATCCATCCTGAAAACATGGAGTCCGGAAAGATCCAAGCCGCCGGAATGATCGTGAAGGAATATGTGGATCGTCCTTCCAACTTCAAAGCCCAAAAGACATTATCTCAATTTTTAAAAGATTATAAAATCCCAGGGATCCAAGGGATCGATACTCGAAAGTTGACTCGCTTTATCCGTACGAACGGAGCTCCAAATGGTGGGATCTTCGTAGCGAATGAATACTCTGATTCTTTCTTAGCGGAAGTGAAGAAGTTCCCGGGGATTGCAGATGCAGACCTTGCGAAAGTTGTCACAACCGATAAAAAATATGAGTTCGGATCTCGCGCTGGAAAAAAATATAAACTCGCAGTTTATGATTACGGTGTAAAGACGAACATTCTTAGGCTCTTGGACGCTGCGGGTTTCGCGGTTTCTGTTTATCCTGCCCAAACTCCAGCGTCTGAAATTATGAAAGATGGTGTGGATGCTTTCTTCCTCTCCAATGGTCCCGGAGATCCGGCAGCTTGCACTTACGCGATCGATTCAACGAAAGCTATATTAGAAAACAATTATCCTCTTTTCGGGATTTGTCTAGGTCATCAGATCATCGGTTTGACCCTAGGCAAGAAGACCGAAAAAATGAAATTCGGTCATAGAGGTGGAAACCAACCGGTTAAAAATTTGGAGACCGGTAAGGTTGAGATCACTTCCCAAAATCATGGCTTCGCTGTGGTTGCCGAATCTTCCGAAACGGAACCAATCTCTTTTATCAATCTAAATGACGACACAGTTGAAGGTATTCTGAAATCTGGTTATCCTCTCCTGTCGGTTCAATACCATCCGGAAAGTTCTCCTGGTCCGAATGATAGTAGGTATTTGTTCCAGAAATTCTACGATTTAGTGGATTCTACTAAGAAGAAGTAA
- the thrS gene encoding threonine--tRNA ligase — protein MEAGVAVAVQNQSVKFILPDGSSKEVSAGSSYKDFIESQLPFLKNKALAVRLNGTDVLDLSRTIDSTTTSNTTPKLEVLTFQDKEGWETFQHSAAHLLGMAVQNLYKDAKLTVGPVIENGPGFFYYDIDFTETVITPEDFPKIEAEMKKIVDSDFEVFRKVWDKKEAISVFEKMGENYKIEIVGQIPDEKVSIYGMGEWFDLCRGPHIPRSGFLKAFKLTALSGAYWKADKNNRMLTRIYGIAFPSKKELDEYVFQLEEAKKRDHRKIGKEMDLFSFQPEAPGFPFWHPKGTTLWNALADYIRKECARRGYQEIKTPAVLSSELWRRSGHWDNFNENMYFVAIDEEEFAIKPMNCPGCSLIYKHHLHSYKELPLRFAELGSVHRHELHGVLHGLFRVRAFTQDDAHIYAPLDYLETEVLDIIDFTFNVYKKFGFQEFKTYIATRPEKSQGKDEDWEFATNALRQALEKRNIPFSIKEGEGAFYGPKIEFNIKDSIGRMWQCGTVQIDFSMPDRFELDYTDSDGAKKRPVMIHRAIYGSLERFIGILIEHFEGKFPLWISPNQIRVLTVTENVQDYGSEILKKLIDLGFRAEGDFRNEKIGAKIRDSILKKANYLLVLGQKEKESGTVAVRKRGSEETISMSYSEFYSLLEKEVSEGL, from the coding sequence ATGGAAGCAGGGGTAGCTGTGGCAGTTCAAAATCAGTCAGTCAAATTTATTTTACCGGATGGAAGCTCTAAAGAAGTATCCGCCGGCTCCTCATATAAGGATTTTATAGAATCCCAACTTCCGTTCTTAAAGAACAAGGCGCTAGCAGTCCGTTTGAATGGGACAGACGTTTTGGATCTTAGCCGGACCATTGATTCCACAACCACCTCTAACACCACACCCAAGTTGGAAGTTTTGACCTTCCAAGACAAAGAAGGTTGGGAAACCTTCCAACATTCTGCGGCTCACTTACTAGGAATGGCGGTCCAGAATTTATACAAAGATGCAAAATTAACCGTAGGTCCCGTCATCGAAAACGGCCCCGGCTTCTTCTATTACGATATTGATTTCACAGAGACCGTGATCACTCCAGAAGATTTTCCGAAGATAGAAGCGGAGATGAAGAAGATCGTGGATTCAGACTTCGAAGTTTTCCGCAAGGTCTGGGACAAAAAAGAAGCAATTTCCGTTTTCGAAAAAATGGGAGAGAATTACAAGATCGAGATCGTGGGTCAGATCCCTGACGAAAAAGTTTCCATCTATGGAATGGGAGAATGGTTCGACCTTTGTAGAGGACCTCATATTCCGCGTTCCGGATTTTTGAAAGCATTCAAGTTGACTGCACTTTCCGGAGCTTATTGGAAAGCGGATAAAAACAATCGTATGCTCACCCGAATTTACGGGATCGCATTTCCAAGTAAGAAGGAATTGGACGAGTACGTCTTCCAATTGGAAGAGGCCAAAAAAAGGGACCACAGAAAGATCGGAAAAGAAATGGATCTATTCTCGTTCCAACCGGAAGCGCCAGGATTTCCATTTTGGCATCCGAAAGGGACTACTCTATGGAACGCATTAGCTGATTATATTCGTAAAGAATGTGCCAGACGAGGATACCAAGAGATCAAAACTCCTGCTGTACTTTCTTCTGAGTTATGGAGAAGGAGCGGTCACTGGGACAATTTCAACGAGAACATGTATTTTGTTGCAATCGACGAAGAAGAATTCGCGATCAAACCGATGAACTGTCCTGGCTGTAGTTTGATCTATAAGCACCATCTTCATTCTTATAAGGAACTTCCTCTTAGATTCGCGGAATTAGGAAGCGTGCATCGTCATGAATTGCATGGAGTTCTTCACGGACTTTTCAGAGTGAGAGCCTTTACCCAAGATGATGCGCATATCTATGCACCTTTGGATTATCTGGAAACAGAAGTATTGGATATTATAGACTTCACTTTTAACGTGTATAAGAAGTTCGGATTTCAAGAATTTAAAACTTATATAGCCACTCGTCCGGAAAAATCGCAAGGTAAGGACGAAGATTGGGAGTTTGCGACCAACGCTCTCAGGCAAGCTTTGGAAAAGAGAAATATTCCATTCTCCATTAAAGAAGGAGAAGGCGCATTCTACGGACCTAAGATAGAATTTAATATCAAGGATTCTATCGGAAGAATGTGGCAATGCGGAACTGTGCAGATAGACTTCTCCATGCCGGATCGTTTTGAATTGGATTATACCGATTCTGACGGAGCCAAAAAAAGACCGGTCATGATCCATCGGGCGATCTACGGATCATTGGAAAGATTTATCGGGATCCTAATCGAACATTTCGAAGGAAAGTTCCCACTTTGGATCTCTCCCAACCAAATACGTGTTCTGACCGTAACCGAAAATGTGCAGGATTACGGATCCGAGATCTTGAAAAAGCTCATTGATTTGGGCTTTAGGGCAGAAGGCGATTTCCGTAACGAGAAGATCGGGGCCAAGATCCGTGATTCCATCCTCAAAAAGGCAAATTACCTTCTGGTATTGGGCCAAAAGGAGAAGGAATCCGGAACGGTTGCAGTGCGTAAGCGAGGAAGTGAGGAAACGATTTCTATGTCGTATTCCGAATTTTACTCTTTGCTCGAAAAGGAAGTCTCGGAAGGACTTTGA
- a CDS encoding ArsR/SmtB family transcription factor — translation MNAFAALADDTRREIVRLVAKNGELTSTEIGQNFKISPPAISHHLKVLKSAKVLNMKKEAQKRIYSLNGSSINEMEDWLVDIVDLWNKRLDKLDKYVLKIKKERARDKK, via the coding sequence ATGAATGCTTTTGCCGCACTTGCGGATGATACAAGAAGGGAAATTGTGAGATTGGTAGCCAAAAACGGCGAACTTACCTCAACCGAAATCGGGCAGAATTTTAAGATTAGTCCTCCTGCCATTTCGCATCACTTGAAAGTATTAAAGAGCGCTAAAGTCCTTAATATGAAAAAGGAAGCACAAAAACGTATCTATAGCCTTAACGGATCAAGCATTAATGAAATGGAAGATTGGTTAGTGGATATAGTCGACCTATGGAACAAACGTCTGGATAAATTGGATAAATATGTATTAAAGATCAAAAAGGAGAGAGCTCGTGATAAAAAATAA